The following are encoded in a window of Arthrobacter sp. OAP107 genomic DNA:
- the pta gene encoding phosphate acetyltransferase, with translation MAKGIYVSATTPGSGKSLIALGLADTLHRHADRIGFFKPVVHGDEAGADPMVALMKSRFDLDDQRCRGGLTFTEVRGLLAEGRREDIDSRCVEIFAEMGRHCDVIIVEGTDLTGHDAAVEFDLNARLANNLAAPIVAVVGAKGRTVAEAAAAVDVARKELAAEKCSLLAMMVNRADPADVEAIIAAVKPGASGRPVYVFPELEDIARPTTGEVGTALALRQIAGRADMERDVRDVKVAAMNVGNFLNVLDDGALVIVPGDRADVMVACLASSFSPEFPVPSGLILTGGLAPDANIYPLLASAPFPVFATDDDTYTTARRVSEVRSEIWSGHRRKVASALGLWSRQVDEAEMLERLHLPRAERMTPLRFLHDLIERARSQRRHIVLPEGKDIRILKAAEILHRRDVCDLTLLGREADIRELAASRGIDLSGINIVDPATSELRQDFAARYAELRAHKGVDLARALEVMQDESYFGTMMVQLGVVDGMVSGAAHTTAHTIRPALEFVKTRQGVKIVSSVFLMLMPDRVLVYGDCAVNPDPNVEQLADIALASAETASQFGVEPRVAMLSYSTGGSGSGSAVEEVRQATDLVRERRPDLAVEGPIQYDAAVDASIAESKMPGSSVAGQATVFIFPDLNTGNNTYKAVQQSSGAVAVGPVLQGLRKPVNDLSRGCTVEDIVNTVAITAIQAQSLAAPAEPSAAGSGTEPSAVSAAQA, from the coding sequence ATGGCCAAAGGGATATATGTCAGCGCGACCACTCCGGGATCGGGGAAGTCGCTCATAGCGCTGGGCCTGGCGGACACGCTCCACCGGCACGCGGACCGGATCGGATTCTTCAAACCCGTGGTCCACGGCGACGAGGCCGGAGCGGATCCCATGGTGGCACTCATGAAGTCCCGCTTCGACCTCGACGACCAGCGCTGCCGCGGCGGCCTGACGTTCACCGAGGTCCGCGGCCTGCTCGCCGAGGGCCGGCGCGAGGACATTGACTCCCGCTGCGTGGAGATCTTCGCCGAGATGGGCCGGCACTGCGACGTCATCATCGTGGAGGGAACGGACCTTACCGGCCACGACGCCGCCGTCGAATTCGACCTCAACGCCCGCCTGGCGAACAACCTGGCCGCGCCCATCGTCGCAGTGGTGGGCGCCAAGGGGCGCACCGTGGCGGAAGCCGCGGCCGCCGTCGACGTCGCCCGCAAGGAGCTCGCCGCCGAGAAGTGCTCGCTGCTGGCCATGATGGTGAACCGCGCCGACCCGGCGGACGTGGAGGCCATCATTGCCGCCGTGAAGCCGGGAGCGTCCGGCCGGCCCGTCTACGTCTTCCCGGAGCTGGAGGACATCGCCCGGCCCACCACCGGCGAGGTGGGTACCGCGCTGGCACTGCGGCAGATCGCCGGCCGCGCGGACATGGAGCGGGACGTCCGTGACGTCAAGGTCGCCGCCATGAATGTGGGCAACTTTTTGAACGTGCTCGACGACGGCGCGCTGGTGATCGTGCCCGGCGACCGGGCGGACGTGATGGTGGCCTGCCTGGCGTCGTCGTTCTCGCCCGAGTTCCCGGTGCCGTCCGGGCTGATCCTCACTGGCGGCCTGGCCCCGGACGCCAACATCTACCCGCTGCTGGCCTCCGCGCCGTTCCCGGTGTTCGCCACGGACGATGACACGTACACCACGGCGCGGCGCGTGTCCGAGGTGCGCAGCGAAATCTGGAGCGGCCACCGGCGCAAGGTGGCCTCCGCGCTGGGCCTGTGGTCCCGGCAGGTGGACGAGGCCGAGATGCTCGAGCGCCTGCACCTGCCCCGCGCCGAGAGGATGACCCCGCTGCGGTTCCTGCACGACCTGATCGAGCGGGCCCGCTCGCAGCGCCGCCACATCGTGCTGCCGGAGGGCAAGGACATCCGGATCCTGAAGGCCGCCGAGATCCTGCACCGCCGGGACGTGTGCGACCTGACGCTGCTGGGGCGGGAAGCCGACATCCGGGAACTTGCAGCCAGCCGGGGCATCGACCTTTCCGGGATCAACATCGTGGACCCCGCGACCTCCGAGCTGCGCCAGGACTTCGCCGCCAGGTATGCCGAACTCCGGGCCCACAAGGGCGTCGACCTGGCCCGGGCACTGGAGGTCATGCAGGACGAAAGCTACTTCGGCACCATGATGGTGCAGCTGGGCGTGGTGGACGGCATGGTGTCCGGCGCCGCACACACCACGGCCCACACCATCCGGCCGGCCTTGGAGTTTGTGAAGACCCGGCAGGGCGTGAAGATCGTCTCCTCGGTGTTCCTGATGCTCATGCCGGACCGGGTACTGGTCTACGGCGACTGTGCGGTGAACCCGGATCCGAACGTGGAGCAGCTCGCGGACATCGCGCTGGCCTCGGCCGAGACCGCTTCCCAGTTTGGGGTGGAGCCCCGGGTTGCCATGCTGTCCTACTCCACCGGCGGCTCCGGCTCGGGGTCTGCGGTGGAAGAGGTCCGGCAGGCCACCGACCTGGTGCGTGAGCGCCGCCCGGATCTCGCCGTCGAAGGCCCCATCCAGTACGACGCCGCCGTGGACGCCTCCATCGCCGAGTCCAAGATGCCGGGCTCGTCCGTGGCCGGGCAGGCGACCGTGTTCATCTTCCCGGACCTGAACACCGGCAACAACACGTACAAGGCGGTGCAGCAGAGTTCCGGAGCGGTCGCCGTCGGGCCTGTCCTGCAGGGGCTTCGCAAGCCCGTCAACGACCTGTCCCGCGGCTGCACCGTGGAGGACATCGTGAACACTGTCGCCATCACCGCCATCCAGGCGCAGAGCCTGGCCGCCCCGGCGGAAC